The following are from one region of the Fimbriimonadaceae bacterium genome:
- a CDS encoding type II secretion system protein yields the protein MERAFTLVELLVVVAIIAVLAAVLFPVFATAKVAAKKTQSLTQLRQTTLAWSLYNDDYDGTVMRALTTAPGKVVYWWGSFDGTELRPEEGLLYPYMRENRVFVDPTFPVGFRSAIGLTGYGYNYAYLSPSEYVARDYHEVPVPVAESRVERPAETLVFASAARINNWDFPTPKLEGNTFIDPPSYNFPSVHGRANRQAVVSWADGHATTLRPSLRTADFGYGNEAALFAQANLGDAIKAGCPVGSACQDYYYSLAKD from the coding sequence ATGGAACGAGCATTCACCCTTGTCGAACTCCTTGTCGTCGTCGCGATCATCGCGGTCTTGGCGGCGGTCCTGTTCCCAGTCTTCGCGACGGCCAAGGTTGCCGCCAAGAAAACCCAGTCCCTCACCCAACTGCGTCAGACCACGTTGGCCTGGTCGCTCTACAACGACGACTACGACGGCACGGTCATGCGCGCCCTCACCACGGCACCCGGCAAGGTCGTCTATTGGTGGGGCAGTTTCGACGGCACCGAATTGCGACCCGAAGAAGGGCTCCTCTACCCCTACATGCGGGAGAACCGGGTCTTTGTCGACCCGACGTTCCCGGTCGGGTTCCGCTCCGCGATCGGCCTGACGGGCTACGGCTACAACTACGCCTACCTCTCGCCCAGTGAGTACGTCGCTCGGGACTATCATGAGGTGCCCGTCCCGGTTGCGGAAAGCCGGGTGGAACGCCCCGCCGAGACCCTGGTCTTTGCAAGCGCGGCCCGGATCAACAACTGGGACTTCCCCACCCCGAAGCTTGAGGGCAACACCTTCATCGACCCGCCGTCCTACAACTTCCCCAGCGTCCATGGCCGGGCCAACCGCCAGGCGGTCGTGTCCTGGGCCGACGGACACGCCACCACCCTTCGGCCTAGCCTGCGCACGGCAGACTTCGGATACGGCAATGAAGCCGCCCTCTTCGCCCAGGCGAACCTTGGCGACGCGATCAAAGCCGGTTGCCCGGTGGGTTCGGCCTGCCAGGACTACTACTACTCGCTGGCCAAGGACTGA
- a CDS encoding M20/M25/M40 family metallo-hydrolase, with the protein MVLLSGLVAISLLSPAPSDLSDRLRVRGMTDLGAYSLLTELTTKVGGRMSGSANAAKAVAWGQATMTRLGFQNVHLVPCMVPHWVRGDVESCVARTRTGRMDLKVCALGTSPGTPAAGVTAEVVEVRSLDEVVRLGDKLKGKIVFYNRPFRPELIDGQYGDAGDQRFQGPATAAKVGAVATLVRSLTQFVDDYPHTGTTRDPKIPCAALSTLASDRLSAALRKGPVKVTLKLSCKNLPDVPSASVVGEVTGSESPDDVVVMGGHLDSWDLATGAHDDGAGVCQAIEALRVIKACGLKPKRTVRVVLFMDEEIGGRGAEAYFEAAKAGGQRHLAGIESDSGGFNPRSFSTDFADRSKLETWLEDLRPFGIERLEAGGGGADVAPLAKIGATQFGLSPDIQRYFDYHHSAKDTLDKVHPRELEMGALAMAALAWRISEDGLPR; encoded by the coding sequence ATGGTCCTTCTCTCCGGCCTCGTCGCGATCAGTCTGTTGAGCCCGGCACCCAGCGACCTCTCAGACCGGTTGCGGGTGCGTGGCATGACCGACCTTGGCGCGTACTCTCTCCTGACTGAATTGACGACAAAGGTCGGCGGGCGCATGAGTGGCTCGGCGAACGCCGCCAAGGCGGTCGCCTGGGGGCAAGCGACGATGACCAGGCTGGGGTTCCAGAACGTGCACCTTGTGCCGTGCATGGTGCCCCACTGGGTGCGGGGCGACGTCGAGTCATGCGTCGCGCGCACGCGGACCGGCCGCATGGACCTCAAAGTCTGCGCGTTGGGGACCAGCCCGGGCACCCCGGCCGCGGGAGTGACGGCAGAAGTCGTCGAGGTCCGGTCGCTGGATGAGGTCGTCCGCCTTGGCGACAAGCTCAAGGGCAAGATCGTCTTCTACAACCGTCCGTTCCGGCCAGAGTTGATCGACGGCCAGTACGGTGACGCGGGGGACCAGAGGTTCCAGGGCCCCGCCACGGCGGCCAAGGTCGGGGCGGTCGCCACCTTGGTCAGGTCCTTGACCCAGTTCGTCGACGACTACCCGCACACGGGGACCACCCGTGACCCTAAGATCCCATGCGCCGCCCTCAGCACACTCGCCTCCGACCGCCTCAGTGCCGCGCTCCGGAAGGGGCCTGTCAAGGTCACCCTGAAGCTGAGTTGCAAGAACCTTCCTGACGTCCCTTCGGCCAGCGTCGTCGGTGAGGTCACGGGCTCCGAGTCGCCCGACGACGTGGTCGTCATGGGCGGGCACCTGGACAGTTGGGACCTCGCCACTGGGGCCCATGACGACGGGGCTGGAGTGTGCCAGGCCATCGAGGCCCTGCGCGTCATCAAGGCTTGTGGGCTCAAGCCCAAGCGCACGGTGCGCGTCGTCCTCTTTATGGACGAGGAGATCGGCGGCCGGGGGGCGGAAGCCTACTTTGAGGCGGCGAAGGCGGGCGGGCAACGGCACTTGGCCGGTATCGAGTCCGACTCGGGCGGTTTCAACCCCCGGTCGTTCAGCACCGACTTTGCCGACCGTTCCAAATTGGAAACATGGCTTGAGGACCTCCGTCCGTTCGGGATCGAGAGGCTGGAGGCAGGCGGCGGAGGAGCCGACGTCGCTCCCCTGGCCAAAATCGGTGCGACCCAGTTCGGCCTGTCGCCCGACATCCAGCGCTACTTCGACTACCACCACTCAGCCAAGGACACCCTCGACAAGGTCCACCCGCGCGAGCTCGAGATGGGGGCCCTGGCGATGGCCGCGCTGGCGTGGAGGATCAGCGAAGACGGACTGCCGCGCTAA